A genomic window from Phoenix dactylifera cultivar Barhee BC4 unplaced genomic scaffold, palm_55x_up_171113_PBpolish2nd_filt_p 001015F, whole genome shotgun sequence includes:
- the LOC103711409 gene encoding IRK-interacting protein yields the protein MASSTATQAQGIQRRDVQAAMAKAVELRALHAALLQGSGGSPAVQRLQPGASPSLSRGPNQCSADDYPVFAPSYEAETLPGNHYICPENQSLSEIWSGIVLGGEDRDDEAISSDNKSVNKFSSSNSEQHICSSNNYLSNGSPYLNHMSLLQIAPGDDKSASRRTSSGEFKTVATSNTCKPATSNRESENDRKNTKNITSTAPVPDTQPSIQLHRKQRGPILSWLFPKSKKTTKSEMSPNMIESEDMSQCLKDWGLFSLESLKKELLEANEKRDAALAEVAEMKSSLGELRQKLASLETYCEEMKKALKQAVQAKDTQVLGGPNLSKRAKSISGSRDNLIPVSLEVMVEGFLQIVSEARLSVKQLCKTLIHQIEETDSDLMEKLNLLLQPHHVTLSNKYSKGVLYHLEALINQSLYEDFENCVFQKNGSRKFLDPQQDHQENFSAFVALRNLSWNEVLQKGTKYYSEEFSKFCDQKMSCIISILNWSRPWPEQLLQSFFVAAKCIWLLHLLAFSFSPPLAILRVGENRSFDHLYMEDILFDRHRARAPAQVKIMVMPGFYVQEKVLRCRVLCRYRSVA from the exons ATGGCTTCTTCTACTGCTACGCAGGCGCAGGGGATCCAGAGGCGTGACGTCCAGGCCGCCATGGCCAAGGCCGTCGAGCTCAGGGCCCTCCATGCGGCGCTGCTCCAGGGAAGCGGCGGCAGCCCCGCCGTCCAGAGGCTCCAGCCTGGCGCTTCCCCTTCTCTTTCCAGGGGTCCTAACCAATGCTCCGCCGACGATTACCCCGTCTTCGCGCCG AGTTATGAAGCAGAAACCTTACCTGGGAATCACTACATTTGTCCAGAGAACCAAAGCTTATCAGAAATCTGGAGCGGAATTGTGCTGGGAGGAGAAGACAGAGATGATGAAGCCATTTCCTCTGATAATAAAAGTGTAAATAAATTTTCTTCCTCAAACAGCGAACAACATATTTGCTCTTCGAATAACTATTTATCCAACGGAAGCCCATATTTAAACCACATGTCCCTTCTGCAAATTGCTCCTGGAGATGATAAATCTGCGAGTAGGAGAACCAGTTCAGGAGAATTCAAAACCGTTGCAACATCCAATACATGCAAGCCTGCTACTAGCAACAGGGAATCTGAAAATGATCGCAAGAACACTAAGAACATTACTAGCACAGCACCGGTGCCTGACACACAGCCGTCCATACAGTTGCATAGAAAGCAGAGAGGGCCAATACTTTCATGGTTGTTTCCCAAATCTAAGAAGACCACCAAGTCAGAGATGTCCCCAAACATGATAGAATCTGAGGACATGTCCCAGTGTTTAAAAGACTGGGGGTTGTTTTCCCTCGAGTCATTGAAGAAAGAGCTGCTTGAGGCCAATGAGAAAAGGGATGCTGCATTGGCAGAAGTTGCAGAGATGAAATCTTCTTTAGGAGAACTGAGACAGAAGCTAGCAAGCTTAGAAACATACTGTGAAGAGATGAAGAAGGCTCTAAAACAGGCAGTACAAGCGAAGGACACTCAGGTTCTGGGCGGGCCAAATTTGTCAAAGAGAGCAAAATCCATCAGTGGCAGCAGAGATAATTTAATTCCTGTCAGTCTTGAAGTAATGGTAGAAGGGTTCTTACAGATAGTATCCGAAGCAAGGCTCTCTGTCAAACAACTCTGCAAGACACTCATCCACCAGATTGAAGAAACTGATAGTGATCTGATGGAGAAGCTAAACTTGCTTCTCCAACCTCATCATGTGACATTAAGCAATAAGTACTCAAAAGGAGTACTGTATCATTTGGAAGCTCTCATAAATCAATCCCTATATGAGGACTTTGAGAACTGTGTGTTCCAGAAGAATGGATCACGAAAATTTCTGGATCCCCAGCAAGATCACCAGGAGAACTTCTCAGCTTTTGTTGCGCTGCGGAACTTGAGCTGGAATGAGGTCTTGCAGAAGGGAACTAAGTACTACAGTGAAGAATTCAGCAAGTTCTGTGATCAAAAAATGAGTTGCATCATTTCTATACTGAATTGGTCAAGGCCATGGCCTGAACAGCTGCTCCAGTCATTCTTTGTTGCTGCCAAGTGCATTTGGTTGCTTCATCTGCTGGCCTTCTCCTTCAGCCCACCCCTGGCGATCTTGCGGGTTGGGGAGAATAGAAGTTTTGATCACCTTTATATGGAGGATATCCTCTTTGACCGGCACAGAGCACGAGCCCCAGCTCAAGTCAAGATCATGGTAATGCCAGGATTTTATGTTCAGGAGAAGGTTCTCAGATGCAGAGTTCTGTGCAGGTACAGATCTGTAGCATAA